A region of Phytohabitans rumicis DNA encodes the following proteins:
- a CDS encoding sensor histidine kinase: MPLAILLAIFRYQLFDIRLVFSRSLLYVVLTAITVGAYLAIVAVLSGLVKVEVVATLAVAAAFNPVRVWLQRRVDRAVYGARRDPVRAMVEVGARLGGEGLDGVLEALCDVMRFPSAAIVAHGAQLASHGEAPAVLRAIPLRRGEERIGELVVGLRSGESTLDTDDERVLALLAAPIAVAVHATRLAQDLSRSRELVISGREEERRRIRRDLHDGLGPVLTGVVLNAEAALRLVRSAPDRSEALLRELRENTTAALDDIRRLVYELRPPALDSLGLVGALREYAMVLGRRADAEPLTVSIDAPDPLSDLPAAVEVAAYRIVTEALTNVTRHSSAGSAVVGLAVRDGQLRVSVHDDGVNVGDGWQPGVGLTSIRERAAELGGRCVIQLDRTGGRVDVDLPLPVPVRSTAEEPA; the protein is encoded by the coding sequence GTGCCGCTGGCCATCCTGCTCGCCATCTTCCGGTACCAGCTGTTCGACATCCGGCTGGTGTTCTCGCGCTCGCTGCTGTACGTGGTGCTGACCGCGATCACCGTCGGCGCGTACCTCGCGATCGTGGCGGTCCTCAGTGGACTGGTCAAAGTGGAGGTGGTGGCCACGCTGGCGGTCGCGGCGGCGTTCAACCCGGTCCGGGTGTGGTTGCAGCGCCGCGTCGACCGGGCCGTGTACGGCGCCCGCCGCGATCCGGTGCGGGCGATGGTCGAGGTGGGCGCCCGGCTGGGCGGCGAGGGGCTCGACGGGGTGCTGGAGGCGCTGTGCGACGTGATGCGCTTCCCGTCCGCGGCGATCGTGGCGCACGGCGCGCAGCTGGCCAGCCACGGCGAGGCGCCGGCGGTGCTGCGCGCGATCCCGCTGCGCCGCGGCGAGGAGCGGATCGGCGAGCTGGTCGTCGGGCTGCGGTCCGGGGAGTCCACGTTGGACACGGACGACGAGCGGGTGCTCGCCTTGCTCGCCGCGCCGATCGCGGTCGCCGTGCACGCCACCCGCCTGGCGCAGGATCTGAGCCGGTCGCGGGAGCTGGTGATCAGCGGGCGCGAGGAGGAACGCCGGCGGATCCGCCGCGACCTGCACGACGGCCTGGGCCCGGTGCTGACCGGGGTGGTGCTCAACGCCGAGGCGGCGCTGCGCCTGGTGCGCAGCGCGCCGGACCGCAGCGAGGCGCTGCTGCGCGAGCTGCGCGAGAACACCACCGCCGCGCTCGACGACATCCGGCGCCTGGTGTACGAGCTGCGCCCGCCCGCGCTGGACAGCCTCGGCCTCGTCGGCGCTCTCCGGGAGTACGCGATGGTGCTGGGCCGCCGCGCGGACGCCGAGCCCCTGACCGTGTCGATCGACGCGCCGGACCCGCTGAGCGACCTGCCGGCGGCGGTCGAGGTCGCCGCGTACCGGATCGTCACCGAGGCGTTGACGAACGTGACCCGGCACTCCAGCGCCGGCTCGGCCGTGGTCGGGCTGGCGGTGCGCGACGGGCAGCTGCGCGTCTCGGTGCATGATGACGGGGTGAACGTCGGCGACGGCTGGCAGCCCGGGGTCGGGCTGACCTCGATCCGGGAACGGGCCGCGGAGCTGGGCGGCCGCTGCGTGATCCAGCTCGACCGGACCGGCGGCCGGGTCGACGTCGACCTGCCGTTGCCGGTACCGGTGAGGTCGACCGCGGAGGAGCCCGCATGA
- a CDS encoding DUF4386 family protein, producing the protein MTTIQATAATVDTPRGSGTRGLLLLVAIVLGGLGNLANLLAGYNGDHVRIAWLADHQSAWIAATYGTALNVLGILALLAAVCTLVRGRGAAWATVSLAVGALGTALYAVSAAIPMALLGLGTQTTVPAADAEALLEYVRDQDLTQVGVAFPGFLLLLVAQITITVALVRSRALPAWVPILFIVGGVLAVLFAGGGPLSALLALPQYVAMVAIGWHAHRS; encoded by the coding sequence ATGACAACCATCCAGGCCACTGCGGCCACTGTGGACACCCCGCGCGGCTCCGGCACCCGCGGGCTCCTGCTGCTCGTCGCGATCGTGCTCGGCGGGCTCGGCAACCTGGCCAACCTCCTGGCCGGCTACAACGGCGACCACGTGAGGATCGCGTGGCTCGCGGACCACCAGTCGGCGTGGATCGCCGCGACGTACGGCACCGCGCTCAACGTGCTGGGCATCCTCGCGCTGCTGGCCGCGGTGTGCACCCTGGTCCGCGGGCGCGGCGCGGCCTGGGCCACGGTGAGCCTCGCCGTGGGTGCCCTCGGCACCGCCCTGTACGCGGTCAGCGCCGCTATCCCGATGGCCCTGCTCGGTCTGGGCACGCAGACCACGGTGCCCGCCGCCGACGCGGAGGCCCTGCTCGAGTACGTCCGCGACCAGGACCTGACCCAGGTGGGCGTCGCGTTTCCCGGCTTCCTGCTCCTGCTGGTCGCCCAGATCACCATCACGGTCGCGCTGGTGCGCTCGCGGGCGCTGCCGGCGTGGGTGCCGATCCTGTTCATCGTCGGCGGCGTACTGGCCGTGCTCTTCGCCGGCGGCGGCCCCCTGTCCGCCCTGCTCGCCCTGCCCCAGTACGTCGCGATGGTCGCCATCGGCTGGCACGCCCACCGTTCCTAA
- a CDS encoding phage distal tail protein: MTTILGRAPGSTLQEPVFAVDGWAGNAVDDLGVEWWVTKEEGWSSAPPLRLSLVDRPERDGTFDSPSYRGPRVVTLEGSAVAPDRSTKEYAKDRLAAVLNDGALLLPLVVTEPHLTRQSLVRLSAETKISDRKNGVFDFSLQMTAPDPLRYSAALNAASCSLPTSSGGVTFPLTFPLDFGQGSSGGRLQLENRGSVPTWPVWRIAGPCTDPVVINPETGEQLAFGLTVQSGEVLVVDTDARTVLLQGTASRRSFLLPDSEWFALRPGSNRIGFRAAQTEPAARLTAEWRDAWT; encoded by the coding sequence ATGACCACGATCCTCGGCCGGGCGCCCGGCAGCACTCTTCAGGAGCCCGTGTTCGCCGTCGACGGCTGGGCCGGCAACGCCGTTGACGACCTCGGCGTCGAGTGGTGGGTGACGAAGGAGGAGGGCTGGTCGTCGGCGCCGCCGCTGCGGCTGTCCCTTGTGGACCGTCCGGAGCGCGACGGGACGTTCGACTCGCCGTCGTACCGGGGCCCGCGGGTGGTCACGCTCGAAGGCAGCGCGGTGGCCCCGGATCGCTCGACCAAGGAGTACGCGAAGGATCGGCTCGCGGCCGTCCTCAACGACGGCGCTCTTCTGCTGCCGCTGGTGGTGACCGAGCCGCACCTGACCCGGCAGTCGCTGGTCCGGCTCTCCGCGGAGACCAAGATCAGCGACCGCAAGAACGGTGTGTTCGACTTCTCCCTCCAGATGACCGCGCCCGATCCGTTGCGATACAGCGCGGCGCTCAACGCGGCGAGCTGCTCGCTGCCGACGTCCAGCGGTGGCGTCACGTTCCCGCTCACCTTCCCGCTCGACTTCGGCCAGGGTTCCTCCGGTGGCCGGCTCCAGCTGGAGAACCGCGGCAGCGTACCGACCTGGCCGGTGTGGCGCATCGCCGGACCGTGCACAGACCCGGTCGTGATCAACCCGGAGACCGGCGAGCAACTGGCGTTCGGGTTGACCGTGCAGTCGGGTGAGGTGCTGGTGGTCGACACCGATGCCCGCACGGTGCTGCTCCAGGGCACCGCGTCCCGGCGCTCGTTCCTGCTCCCGGACTCCGAGTGGTTCGCGTTGCGACCCGGCAGCAACAGGATCGGCTTCCGCGCGGCTCAGACCGAGCCGGCGGCCCGGCTTACCGCCGAGTGGCGGGACGCGTGGACATGA
- a CDS encoding DUF5361 domain-containing protein, protein MLVERLPADSSFARAVHGEAADWGVTEHLLAAVVDQLAVANWMFATVNRDEDAEQIPYPEPLARPGLETSPEEPTPDGASPAEIAAFFGLPG, encoded by the coding sequence GTGCTGGTCGAACGCCTCCCGGCCGACTCGTCGTTCGCCCGAGCGGTGCACGGCGAGGCGGCGGACTGGGGCGTCACCGAGCACCTGCTGGCGGCCGTGGTGGACCAGCTGGCCGTGGCCAACTGGATGTTCGCCACGGTGAACCGCGACGAAGACGCCGAACAGATCCCGTACCCCGAGCCACTGGCCCGACCGGGCCTGGAGACATCGCCCGAGGAGCCCACACCGGACGGCGCATCACCCGCGGAGATAGCGGCCTTCTTTGGCTTGCCTGGATGA
- a CDS encoding phage tail tube protein, with protein sequence MAGNNAREIRVAGSGRILVAPLNTAAPTDTTVAWAAAWKDLGYTTTDGVKLAKKDKIDPIDTWQSVSAARFVYSDRDLTLKFQLLQLNEDTLPFFFGGGAVEANGAVAGNFKYNLAADPSFDERMLGVEFTDGGDVKYRLVVARGQVTETEEVALVRTAPIKLGITFTALAVDSAAPLVTFLMKDPAFAV encoded by the coding sequence ATGGCTGGCAACAACGCCAGGGAGATCCGGGTCGCTGGCAGCGGCCGGATCCTCGTCGCACCGCTCAACACGGCGGCGCCGACGGACACGACCGTCGCGTGGGCCGCCGCCTGGAAGGACCTGGGATACACCACGACCGACGGCGTCAAGCTGGCGAAGAAGGACAAGATCGATCCGATCGACACCTGGCAGAGCGTCAGCGCCGCCAGGTTCGTCTACTCCGACCGCGATCTGACCCTGAAGTTCCAGCTGCTCCAGCTGAACGAGGACACGCTGCCGTTCTTCTTCGGCGGCGGCGCGGTCGAAGCGAACGGCGCGGTCGCCGGCAACTTCAAGTACAACCTGGCCGCTGACCCGTCGTTCGACGAGCGGATGCTCGGCGTCGAGTTCACCGATGGCGGCGACGTGAAGTACCGGCTCGTCGTCGCGCGCGGCCAGGTCACCGAGACCGAGGAGGTCGCGCTGGTCCGTACCGCGCCGATCAAGCTCGGCATCACGTTCACCGCGCTGGCGGTCGACTCGGCTGCCCCACTGGTCACCTTCCTCATGAAGGACCCCGCGTTCGCGGTATAG
- a CDS encoding AfsR/SARP family transcriptional regulator — MEEIVQFRILGPVSAWVDGRQLALPAAKQQALLAAGLLSTGRTVPVYRFVDALWDGAAPATAPGLIKSYVSALRRVLHLRGAAPVILTRPPGYLFQVGPGALDLHQFESLVAEGRRAGSAGRPEDASRALQSALQLWQGPALGGLGGSYLLAEGERLEELRRAAVEDRIAADLALGRAAAVLPELIGLVAADPLRERLRGQLMVALARVGRQADALDVYRRGRTLLNENFGLDPGPELQRLHQAVLTGRETAQPERISARPACPAQLPPDTIDLTGRDAVVEAVRVALRDAATVGGAATTIAISGIAGVGKSALAVHSAHAARAHFPGGQLYATFDAGGRAVEPGELLARFLRALGYHDPDIPASTAERTALFRSALASRRVLILLDGVRSECQVRPLLPGTPGSAVLVASRARLAGLECARHVPLDVLAPAESVRLLAHLAGADRVRADPTAAREIAVHCGHLPLALRAAGARLAARPRWSLSALAGRLRDESRRLDELTVGDLCLRVRLEASYLNLNEPERRAFTLLGTAGLPSLTPSVAARVLSVSTVEAERRLDRLAETRLVDLVVAGADGQLQYQFHELTRLYARERGEAATNIY; from the coding sequence ATGGAGGAAATTGTTCAATTCCGGATCCTGGGTCCGGTCAGCGCATGGGTGGACGGGCGCCAGTTAGCGTTGCCGGCGGCGAAACAGCAGGCGCTGCTCGCCGCCGGTCTGCTGAGTACGGGCCGCACCGTCCCGGTGTACCGGTTCGTCGATGCGCTGTGGGATGGCGCGGCCCCGGCGACCGCGCCCGGTTTGATCAAGAGCTACGTCTCCGCCCTGCGGCGGGTCCTGCACCTGCGGGGGGCGGCGCCGGTCATCCTCACCCGCCCGCCGGGCTACCTTTTCCAGGTCGGGCCCGGCGCGCTCGACCTGCATCAGTTCGAGTCACTGGTGGCGGAGGGGCGGCGGGCCGGGTCTGCCGGCCGGCCGGAGGACGCCAGCCGCGCGTTGCAGTCCGCGCTCCAGCTCTGGCAGGGCCCGGCGCTCGGCGGGCTCGGCGGGTCGTACCTGCTGGCCGAGGGGGAGCGGCTGGAGGAGTTACGCCGCGCCGCGGTCGAGGACAGGATCGCCGCGGATCTCGCGTTGGGCCGTGCCGCGGCCGTACTGCCCGAGCTGATCGGGCTCGTCGCGGCCGATCCGCTGCGGGAGAGGCTGCGCGGCCAGCTCATGGTCGCGCTCGCCCGGGTGGGACGGCAGGCCGACGCGCTCGACGTGTACCGGCGGGGGCGCACCCTCTTGAACGAGAACTTCGGCCTCGACCCGGGTCCCGAGCTGCAACGCCTACACCAGGCGGTGCTGACCGGACGGGAAACCGCGCAGCCCGAGCGGATCTCCGCCCGACCGGCGTGCCCCGCCCAGTTGCCACCGGACACCATCGACCTGACCGGCCGGGATGCCGTCGTCGAGGCGGTCCGCGTGGCGCTGCGCGACGCGGCGACTGTCGGCGGTGCCGCGACGACGATCGCGATCTCTGGCATTGCGGGCGTCGGAAAGTCGGCGCTCGCCGTCCACTCGGCACACGCCGCGCGCGCCCACTTTCCGGGCGGCCAGCTCTACGCGACGTTCGACGCGGGCGGGCGGGCGGTCGAACCCGGCGAACTCCTGGCGCGGTTCCTCAGGGCGCTCGGCTACCACGACCCGGACATACCGGCGTCGACGGCCGAGCGCACCGCGCTGTTCCGCAGCGCCCTGGCCTCCCGGCGGGTGTTGATCCTGCTCGACGGTGTGCGCTCGGAGTGCCAGGTCCGGCCGCTGCTGCCCGGCACGCCCGGGAGTGCCGTCCTCGTCGCGAGCCGGGCCAGGCTGGCGGGGCTGGAGTGCGCCCGCCACGTACCCCTCGATGTGCTGGCACCCGCCGAGTCCGTGCGCCTGCTCGCGCACCTGGCGGGCGCCGACCGGGTCCGGGCCGATCCCACCGCGGCGCGGGAGATCGCCGTCCACTGCGGCCACCTGCCGCTCGCTCTGCGGGCGGCCGGCGCGCGGCTCGCGGCGCGGCCGCGATGGTCGCTGTCCGCGTTAGCCGGTCGGCTGCGGGACGAATCGCGGCGCCTGGACGAGCTCACGGTCGGCGACCTGTGCCTTCGCGTCCGCCTCGAGGCCAGCTATCTCAACCTGAACGAGCCGGAGCGCCGCGCCTTCACGCTCCTCGGCACCGCCGGACTGCCCAGCCTCACGCCATCAGTGGCCGCGCGGGTGCTATCGGTCTCCACTGTGGAGGCCGAGCGGCGGCTCGACCGCCTCGCCGAGACCCGGCTCGTGGACCTCGTCGTGGCCGGGGCGGACGGCCAGCTCCAGTATCAGTTCCACGAGCTGACCAGGCTTTATGCTCGTGAGCGCGGGGAGGCGGCCACCAACATCTACTGA
- a CDS encoding DUF4386 domain-containing protein, with protein sequence MGGGDPHFWIYDTDPSTYPGQDSGPRSDVQQFRASFADHGRATHYFKAGLYGRAGMSARCDAYLKNIRIYRKWTLPGRWTLVPMAQARATVLARIAGVSYLLVIVGGLFAEGVARGSLIVPGDAAATADAIADGESLWRWGLAVHLVYLIPAVVVNVLVCHLFKPVGPTLARLALVFSLVSVTIEGASLLQLYVPLLMLEEGDALAALDDPQRQALSYLAVRLFSAGFGLALAFFAGFCALIGVLILRSQLVPRVIGALMVAAGGCYFLNTLALVVSPRLSDLIFPAILLPCLLGELSLALWFVVKGVRTNLVAGRGPAHAP encoded by the coding sequence ATGGGTGGCGGCGACCCCCACTTCTGGATCTACGACACGGACCCCAGCACGTACCCCGGCCAGGACTCCGGGCCCCGCAGCGATGTCCAACAGTTCCGGGCGAGCTTCGCCGATCACGGGCGGGCGACCCACTACTTCAAAGCCGGCCTGTACGGCCGTGCCGGGATGTCCGCGCGGTGCGACGCGTACCTGAAGAACATCAGGATCTACCGCAAGTGGACGTTGCCCGGCCGTTGGACACTCGTACCCATGGCGCAGGCTCGCGCGACGGTGCTGGCCCGGATCGCGGGCGTGTCCTACCTTCTGGTGATCGTGGGTGGGCTCTTCGCCGAAGGGGTGGCCCGGGGATCGCTGATCGTGCCCGGTGACGCGGCCGCGACGGCCGACGCGATCGCCGACGGCGAGTCGCTGTGGCGGTGGGGCCTGGCGGTCCACCTGGTTTACCTGATACCCGCGGTCGTGGTGAACGTCCTCGTCTGCCACCTGTTCAAGCCCGTCGGGCCCACGCTGGCGCGGCTCGCGCTCGTGTTCAGCCTCGTGAGCGTGACGATCGAGGGCGCGAGCCTGCTCCAGCTGTACGTCCCGCTGCTGATGCTCGAGGAGGGCGACGCACTCGCCGCGCTGGACGACCCGCAGCGGCAGGCGCTGTCCTATCTGGCCGTACGGCTGTTCTCCGCCGGCTTCGGCCTCGCGCTGGCCTTCTTCGCGGGTTTCTGCGCGCTGATCGGCGTGCTGATCCTGCGTTCCCAGCTCGTCCCGCGGGTCATCGGCGCGTTGATGGTCGCGGCGGGCGGGTGCTACTTCCTCAACACCCTCGCGCTGGTCGTCTCCCCCAGGCTGTCGGATCTGATCTTCCCGGCCATCCTGCTGCCCTGCCTGTTGGGCGAGCTGTCCCTGGCGCTGTGGTTCGTGGTCAAGGGCGTGCGGACGAATCTCGTCGCGGGCCGCGGGCCGGCTCACGCACCATGA
- a CDS encoding HNH endonuclease signature motif containing protein, whose product MPDVLTQLKATADASVSTPTWSLRDEDLVECLDAVHAITQAVAALQSRLVREIDSRGLAITRHASSTKAWLREHLRVSPHAAKRMLELAQALDARPVLAKAVADGLVNTEQAQVIAAALRRLPAEVVGKAEKAMIGRAAEFEPNTLRRYGEGILAYVAPELAEAADAEALERMEARARQTRAFHLTRHGDGRVRLTGWLDEDGAATVNAALDPLCAPRHDVDVRTPAQRRADALVEICDLAMRTEDLPESGGERPHVVVTVSFDVLRLALGVGTLDTGERLSPEQVRRLACDAKIIPAVLGGDGQILDLGRTRRLISGPLRRALELRDKGCAFPGCDRPPRWCHGHHIVSWADGGPTTLDNSVMLCGYHHRLIHRGHWTVRIAVDGMPEFIPPAYVDLERRPRRNTYHQRE is encoded by the coding sequence ATGCCGGATGTGTTGACGCAGCTCAAGGCCACGGCCGACGCGAGCGTCAGCACACCCACGTGGTCGTTGCGCGACGAGGATCTGGTCGAGTGTTTGGACGCTGTGCACGCGATCACGCAGGCGGTGGCGGCGTTGCAGTCGCGGCTGGTTCGGGAGATCGACAGCCGGGGCCTGGCCATCACGCGGCACGCGTCCAGCACGAAAGCGTGGCTGCGTGAGCATTTGCGGGTCAGTCCGCACGCGGCCAAGCGGATGCTGGAGCTGGCCCAGGCGTTGGATGCGCGGCCGGTGTTGGCCAAGGCGGTTGCCGACGGTCTGGTCAATACCGAGCAGGCTCAGGTGATCGCGGCCGCGTTGCGGCGTCTTCCGGCTGAGGTGGTGGGTAAGGCGGAGAAGGCGATGATCGGTCGGGCCGCCGAGTTTGAGCCGAACACGCTGCGCCGTTACGGCGAGGGCATCCTGGCGTATGTGGCGCCGGAGCTTGCGGAGGCCGCTGACGCGGAGGCGTTGGAGCGGATGGAGGCGCGGGCGCGGCAGACGCGGGCGTTTCACCTGACCCGGCACGGGGACGGTCGGGTGCGGTTGACGGGCTGGTTGGACGAGGACGGCGCCGCTACCGTCAACGCGGCGTTGGATCCGTTGTGCGCGCCGCGGCATGACGTGGATGTGCGCACCCCGGCCCAGCGCCGGGCCGACGCGTTGGTCGAGATCTGCGACCTGGCGATGCGGACCGAGGACTTGCCGGAGAGCGGTGGGGAGCGGCCGCATGTGGTGGTGACGGTGTCGTTCGATGTGCTGCGCTTGGCGCTTGGTGTCGGCACGTTGGACACCGGTGAGCGGCTCAGTCCGGAGCAGGTGCGCCGGTTGGCCTGTGACGCAAAGATCATTCCGGCCGTGTTGGGTGGCGATGGGCAGATCCTCGACTTGGGCCGTACCCGTCGGTTGATCAGCGGGCCGTTGCGGCGGGCGCTGGAGTTGCGGGACAAGGGGTGCGCGTTCCCCGGCTGTGATCGGCCACCGCGCTGGTGTCACGGGCACCACATCGTGTCGTGGGCCGACGGCGGACCCACCACGTTGGACAACAGCGTCATGTTGTGCGGCTATCACCATCGGTTGATCCATCGTGGGCATTGGACGGTTCGGATCGCCGTGGACGGGATGCCCGAGTTCATCCCACCCGCGTACGTGGATTTGGAGCGCCGACCACGCCGCAACACCTACCACCAACGCGAATGA
- a CDS encoding dihydrodipicolinate synthase family protein has protein sequence MTLSGVYVPLITPFDDAGAVALDALRTLANDVLDAGAAGIVALGTTAEPASLTVAEQRAALDTIAQVCRDRSAPLVVGASSADAVAALAGRPEVVAALSLVPPFLRPGEAGVIAHFTALTAASPVPLVVYHVPYRTGQELSAGSIRRLAELPGVAGIKYATGGIDATAVRLLADPPAGLAVLGGDDAFISPLLALGAHGGILASAHVDTAAFVDLAAAWRAGDTTTARTLGGRLATLSGALFAAPNPTVIKAVLHAHGRIPTPSVRLPLLPADPELVRTALQLASSPHPRSGAS, from the coding sequence ATGACGCTCTCCGGTGTGTACGTGCCCCTGATCACCCCGTTCGACGATGCCGGCGCCGTCGCCCTCGACGCGCTGCGCACCCTGGCAAACGACGTGCTGGACGCCGGCGCGGCGGGCATCGTGGCGCTCGGCACCACCGCGGAACCGGCGTCGCTGACCGTCGCGGAGCAGCGCGCCGCCCTCGACACGATCGCGCAGGTGTGCCGCGACCGGTCGGCCCCGCTCGTGGTCGGCGCCAGCTCCGCCGACGCCGTCGCCGCGCTGGCCGGCAGGCCCGAGGTGGTGGCCGCGCTCAGCCTGGTGCCACCCTTCCTACGCCCCGGCGAAGCGGGCGTGATCGCGCACTTCACCGCGCTCACCGCGGCCAGCCCGGTCCCGCTCGTCGTCTACCACGTCCCGTACCGCACCGGGCAGGAACTGTCCGCCGGCAGCATCCGCCGACTGGCCGAGCTGCCCGGCGTGGCCGGCATCAAGTACGCCACCGGCGGCATCGACGCCACCGCCGTGCGGCTGCTCGCCGACCCGCCGGCCGGCCTCGCCGTGCTGGGCGGCGACGACGCGTTCATCTCCCCGCTGCTGGCGCTCGGCGCGCACGGCGGCATCCTCGCCTCGGCGCACGTCGACACGGCCGCCTTCGTCGACCTGGCGGCGGCATGGCGGGCCGGCGACACCACCACCGCGCGAACCCTCGGCGGCCGCCTCGCCACCCTGTCCGGCGCCCTGTTCGCCGCGCCCAACCCCACCGTCATCAAGGCCGTCCTGCACGCGCACGGCCGCATCCCGACCCCATCGGTACGCCTCCCGCTCCTGCCCGCCGACCCCGAGCTGGTACGGACGGCGCTTCAGCTCGCGTCGTCGCCCCACCCGCGGTCCGGTGCGTCGTAG
- a CDS encoding LysR family transcriptional regulator → MLDVRRLRLLCDLSRLGTIAAVAQAHTYTPSAVSQQLSILEREVGVPLLERAGRRVVLTGAGRVLVRHAETVLAALERTTAAVAALAAGVSGPLRIGAFPTAVRTLLPATLVALGREHPGLELLVTELDPVAVPAALRERRLDVGLLHDYDAVPVEPDPALDTVPLLDETVFLAMPAGQGDGGLAAAKDASWIMATPGTLCHTATLQVCRAAGYTPRVRHHADDFATVLALVAADQGVSLVPQLAAAQPPAGVRLVPLPTRRRTRVAYRRGAARHPAVAAFVTAMHAAAGAVRS, encoded by the coding sequence ATGCTTGACGTGCGCCGGCTGCGGCTGCTGTGTGACCTGTCCCGCCTCGGCACGATCGCCGCCGTGGCCCAGGCGCACACGTACACGCCGTCGGCCGTCTCCCAGCAACTGTCCATATTGGAACGCGAGGTCGGCGTACCCCTGCTGGAACGCGCGGGCCGGCGGGTGGTCCTGACCGGGGCCGGGCGGGTCCTGGTGCGGCACGCCGAGACGGTGCTCGCGGCCCTGGAGCGCACGACGGCCGCGGTCGCCGCGCTGGCGGCGGGGGTGTCCGGTCCGCTGCGCATCGGCGCGTTCCCCACCGCGGTTCGCACGCTGCTGCCGGCGACGCTGGTCGCGCTGGGACGCGAGCATCCGGGGCTGGAGCTGCTGGTCACCGAGCTGGATCCGGTGGCGGTGCCGGCCGCGCTGCGCGAGCGCCGCCTCGACGTCGGGCTGCTGCACGACTACGACGCCGTCCCGGTGGAGCCGGATCCGGCACTGGACACCGTGCCGCTGCTGGACGAGACGGTCTTCCTGGCGATGCCGGCGGGGCAGGGCGACGGCGGGCTGGCCGCCGCGAAAGACGCCAGCTGGATCATGGCCACGCCCGGCACGCTCTGCCACACCGCGACGCTGCAGGTCTGCCGCGCCGCCGGCTACACCCCGCGGGTACGCCACCACGCCGACGACTTCGCCACCGTCCTCGCCCTGGTGGCGGCCGACCAGGGAGTATCTCTGGTGCCGCAGCTCGCCGCCGCCCAGCCGCCCGCCGGGGTACGGCTCGTGCCGCTCCCGACCCGCCGGCGTACCCGCGTCGCGTACCGGCGGGGCGCGGCCCGGCACCCGGCCGTCGCCGCGTTCGTCACGGCGATGCACGCCGCCGCGGGCGCGGTCCGGTCGTGA
- a CDS encoding GNAT family N-acetyltransferase has protein sequence MHRPAVPLTTARLLLRPFTAADVDDVWAYQRLPEVARFLLWEPRNREQTRAAVRQMATETGLAREGDCLSLAAVWPEAGHVVGQVELVWRSELSRQGEVGYVFHPGYQGKGLATEAARAVLRWGFEEVGLHRIVGRCHARNTASAALLERLGMRREAHFVDSALVKGAWRGEYVYAMLHREWRG, from the coding sequence GTGCACCGGCCAGCAGTTCCCCTCACCACCGCCCGCCTGCTCCTGCGCCCGTTCACCGCGGCGGACGTGGACGACGTCTGGGCCTACCAGCGCCTGCCGGAGGTGGCCCGCTTCCTGCTGTGGGAGCCGCGGAACCGGGAGCAGACCCGGGCGGCGGTGCGCCAGATGGCCACCGAGACCGGCCTGGCCCGCGAGGGCGACTGCCTCAGCCTGGCCGCCGTCTGGCCCGAGGCCGGCCACGTGGTGGGCCAGGTCGAGCTGGTGTGGCGCAGCGAGCTCAGCCGGCAGGGCGAGGTCGGATACGTCTTCCACCCCGGGTACCAGGGCAAGGGGCTGGCGACCGAGGCCGCCCGCGCGGTGCTGCGGTGGGGCTTCGAGGAGGTCGGCCTGCACCGGATCGTCGGCCGCTGCCACGCCCGCAACACCGCCTCCGCCGCCCTCCTGGAACGGCTGGGCATGCGCCGCGAGGCGCACTTCGTGGACAGCGCGCTCGTCAAGGGCGCCTGGCGCGGGGAGTACGTCTACGCGATGCTGCACCGCGAGTGGCGCGGGTAG